The sequence below is a genomic window from Sneathiella marina.
CGGCATTGAGGATGTAACACGGCGGCTCGCGGACAAATTGTCGGCGACGGCAATATACGCGCGATTTTCGCGATTGTTGCTGGATGCGAACCGGTATCCCGAAGATATGGCCTTGACACCGGTCGTCAGTGACGGTGTCCTGATACCAGACAACAAGAATATTTCGGCACAGGAAAAAGAACACCGGATCGATACCTACTTCAAGCCTTACCATCATTCAATCGAAGAGCAGTTAGATACAAAAATCGCGGCCCATGGCTTGCCTCTGTTAATCTCCATGCACAGCTTTACACCAATTATGAATGATTTTGAGCGGCCGTGGCATATCGGTGTTCTGTGGGACCGGGATGAGCGAATTGCCGGCCCGATGTTGGAAATTTTACGGAAAAACAGCTCCCTGGTCGTTGGCAATAATGAACCCTATTCGGCAAGGGATCCTTTGGGCTACACTATGTCTGCCCACGGGATAGACCGTGGTGTTCCCAATGTCGCCATTGAAATCAGGCAGGATTTGATTGATACCCATCAGGGCGCGGAAAAATGGGCCTGTATCATGGCGGACACAGTGTCACAGCTCCTGGAATTGGTGCCGGTGGATCCAATTGCAGTGTAGGCACCAAAATATAATGTAGGATATAAGGCAGGGGGAGCCGGGATGAGTTTGCAGGAGCCGACATTTACCATTGGGATTGAAGAGGAATATCTTCTCGTCGATCTGGAAACAAGACAGTTGGCGCAGGAACCCTCGGACGCCATCCTGAGTGAATGCCAAAAAAGATTGCCCGGGCATATCGTTACGCCTGAATTTCTGCGCTCTCAGCTTGAAATAGGCACGCGAATTTGTGCCAATATTTCGGACGCACGAAATGCCCTGCACGAATTACGCGGTACTGTATCGGAAGTCGCAAATCGCCATGGTTTGGGGTTGATGGCGTCCTCGGTCCACCCCTTTGCGGACTGGCAGGGCCTCAAGCATACCCCGAAAGAGCGTTACGATATCATTGCCCGCGATATGCAGGCAACAGTGCGCCGGATGATGATTTGCGGCATGCATGTGCATTGCGGTATAGAAAATCCGGAATTGCGCATCGACCTGATGAACCAGGCCTCCTATTTCTTACCGCATTTGCTGGCGCTCAGTACCTCTTCACCCTTTTGGAGGGGGGAGAATAGCGGCCTCAAATCCTATCGGGTGAGTGTTTTTGACGCGTTGCCGCGCACGGGTATTCCCGACCGGTTTGAAAGCTATGGCGAGTTCGAAAGGCTGGTCCAGACCATGGTACAGTCAGGGGCCATAGAGGACGGATCCAAATTGTGGTGGGATTTACGCCCGTCGTCGAAATTCCCAACCCTTGAAATGAGGCTCACCGATGTCTGTCCGTTGGTAGAGGATAGTCTGACCATTGCCGCCTTATATTCCTGCGTTCTGCGTATGCTCTACCGGTTGCGCCGTAATAATCAGCGCTGGCGCGTCTATCCGCAGACATTGGTTGCTGAAAATAGATGGATTGCGCAACGCTTCGGTGT
It includes:
- a CDS encoding carboxylate-amine ligase, with the protein product MQEPTFTIGIEEEYLLVDLETRQLAQEPSDAILSECQKRLPGHIVTPEFLRSQLEIGTRICANISDARNALHELRGTVSEVANRHGLGLMASSVHPFADWQGLKHTPKERYDIIARDMQATVRRMMICGMHVHCGIENPELRIDLMNQASYFLPHLLALSTSSPFWRGENSGLKSYRVSVFDALPRTGIPDRFESYGEFERLVQTMVQSGAIEDGSKLWWDLRPSSKFPTLEMRLTDVCPLVEDSLTIAALYSCVLRMLYRLRRNNQRWRVYPQTLVAENRWIAQRFGVEGDLIDFGIPGPVPAAELIEEIIGLTAEDAAYLGCEAEVQHALEIVRRGTSADRQLALYRESTAGGDDNRAALIKVVDQVLKETISGIQ
- a CDS encoding N-formylglutamate amidohydrolase, translated to MPVFDIQNPSSPNRLLFTVDHASQHIPPAYNSLGLNDPSVLHRHIAWDIGIEDVTRRLADKLSATAIYARFSRLLLDANRYPEDMALTPVVSDGVLIPDNKNISAQEKEHRIDTYFKPYHHSIEEQLDTKIAAHGLPLLISMHSFTPIMNDFERPWHIGVLWDRDERIAGPMLEILRKNSSLVVGNNEPYSARDPLGYTMSAHGIDRGVPNVAIEIRQDLIDTHQGAEKWACIMADTVSQLLELVPVDPIAV